The sequence GGGAGTTGCGTGGTCGGGGTAGTGCTCCCACGCGTTCTCGCCGTCCAGGATCACCGTCACGACGCGGCGGAGTCCGTCGTCGGGCAGCGACTCGCGGATGCGGCGCAGGCGGTCGGCGAAATCGCGCGCCGCCTCGGCCGGCGGCCGGCCGGAGTACGCGAAGCCGATTCGGTCCGAGAGATCGTGGTCGCGGAAGAGGAGTACCGGCCCCTCCCCGTGCCGCCACGGCCGGTAGAGGAGCGCCGCGCGCTGCGCGTCGGCGGTGGCGCGGTCCGCGGGGAAGACACTGCCGAGCGAGGCGAAGAGCAGGTCCTCGTCGCTCGCCGCCCAGCCGTAGCCCGCTTCGGCGAGGCGCGCGAGCGCCGCCTCCGAGATCGCGCCCTCGGACGGCCAGCCGCCCGCGGCGCGTCGCCCGAAGAGCGCCTCGAACCTCGTCATCGCACGCTCGAGCTGCAGGCTCGCGTCCTCGGGGTGGCGGAACGAGGACGACGGGAGCGGGAGGTCGGGGACCGACTCGAGCGCCGACGCCGTGTCGCAGAGGAGCGGGAGGATCGGGTGGTAGTACGGGCTCACCGACAGCTCGACGCGGCCGTCGTCGGCGAGCCGGCGCCACCGCGGGATCACGTCGGCGAGGAACGCGCGGTGAACGGCGAACAGCTCCGCCTTCTCGGATTCGTCGAAGCCTCTCCCCTTCCGCCTCAGGCGCGCGACGACGGGATCGGCCTGGAGGAGCGAGCCGCTCCACGCGACGTGGAAGAGGACCTGGAGGTCGCGGAGCGCCTGGTCGTCGAAGCGCGCGACCTCGGCGCCGCCGACCGCGTTCGGCGCCGCGTGGCCGCGGAGCGCCGCCAGCTCCTCGTAACGCCTGAGATCGCCGGCCATCCGGTCGCGGTTGAGCGAGAAGAAGTGGCCGACGACGAACGTCCTCTCTTCGGGGGTCAGCTCTTCCGCGGGCTTCGTCGCGAGCGCGAGGAACGGGTCCGGGGGCGCGCTCCCGTCGGCCAGCCGCACGAGCTGATCGAGGAGCGTGGGCACGACGTTGAAGGTCACGCGGACGCCGGGGTGTCGTGCGACGTGCGCCGCCATGTCGGCGTAGTCCTTGAGCGCATGGAGGCGCGTCCACGGCATCGCCGGCGCGCCCGTGCGCGGGTCGGTGTAATCCGGCTGATGGAAGTGCCAGACGAGCGCGAGATCGATCGGTCCCTTCATCGTCCGGCCACGGTGCTCCGTCGCTCGAGGAGAACGACGTCGCGCCACGCGCCGTCGCGCTGGCCGATTCTCTCGCGAGTCCCCACGACGCGGAAGCCGCACGCGCGGTGGAGGGCGAGGCTCGCCTCGTTCTCGGGGAAGATCCCCGCCTGCAGCGTCCAGTACCCCTCGGCCTCGGAGGCCGCGACGAGCGCTTCGAGGAGCGCGCGGCCGATCCCCGCCCCGCGCGCGCCTGCGGCGACGAAGATCGAGAGCTCCCCGACGCCGCGGTAGACCTGCCGGCGCGAGACCGCCGTCAAGGCGGTGAAGCCGACGATCCGGCCCGCTCGCTCGGCGACGAGGCGGCAGGTCGGGATGTGCGCCGCGTCCCAGTCGTCCCAGGAAGGCGCACCGGTCTCGAACGTGGCGTGGCCGGTCGCGATCCCCTCGCGATAGACCGCCATGACCGCTTCGCCGTCCTCCTGGGTCATCGCGCGGATCCGCGCGCTCATGGCACGCGTGCGGCGCGCGAGACGGCGTCGTCGTAGAGGCGCTCGTACTCGCGCGCGGCGCTTCCCCACCCGTGGTCGGCGCGCATGCCGTTCTCCTGGATCCGGCGCCATCGCGCCCGGTCTGTCTTCAGGACGAAGAGCGCGCGCTGGATCGCGGTCCAGAACGCCGGAGCCGCGAAAGGAACGAAGGTGAACCCGGTCTCCCCCTCGCGCACCGTGTCGGCGAGCCCGCCGGTCGCGCGGACGACCGGGACGCTGCCGTAACGCATCGCGATGAGCTGCGAGAGGCCGCACGGCTCGAAGAGCGACGGCATGAGGAAGAGGTCGCTGCCGCCGTAGATCATCGACGCGACGTCCGAGGCGAAGGCGAGGACCGCCCTCATCTTGCCGCGGTGGTACGACGCGAGGTGGCGGAGCATGTCCTCGTAGGGCGCGGCCCCGGTCCCGAGCACGACGCACTGCACATCTCCCGCGGCGCCGCTCATGAGGAGGTGGAGGACGTGCCCCGTGATCTCGAGCCCCTTCTGCGCGTCGAGGCGCGTCACCATGCCGACGAGCGGGATCTTCTCGTCGACGGCGAGGCCGAGCTTCTCCTGGAGCGCGCGCTTCGTCGCGCCGCGCGCTTCGATTCGGTCGGCGCCAAAGGGCGCCGCGAGATGCGCGTCGGTCGCCGGATCCCAGACCGCGTCGTCGATGCCGTTCAGGATCCCGCGCAGGTCGCGCCGGCGGTGCGCGAGCAGTCGGTCGAGGCCGCTTCCCCCCGCCGCCGTCACGATCTCGCGCGCGTAAGTCGGGCTCACCGTGTTGACCATCGTGGCGTGGTAGATCCCGCGCGCCATGAAGTTGACCTCGAGCGGACCCTCCTCGAGGAGCGTCGGTGCGGCGGCGCCGAGGTAGCCCATGACCGTCCTCGCGCTCCTGCCCTGATGCGCGAGGTTGTGGATCGTGAACGCCGTCGGTGTCTCCGCCCACGCGCCGTCGTGGGCGCCCGCGGTCGCGAGCCACGTGATCGCCGGAGCCGCGTGCCAGTCGTGCGCGTGGACGAGGTCGGGCTTCCACCCGATCGCCTCGCAGAGGGCGAGCGCCGCCTTGGAGAAGAACGCGAACCGGTACGGGTCGTCGTCGTAGCCGTAGATCTGCGGCCGGTCGAAGAGGTTCCGCTCGGCGATGAGGTAGACCGGGACGCGGCTCCCCGGAAGCTCGGTCACGAACGCGCCCGCGGGGAGCGGCCCCGCGCCGGTGGGAACCGCGAGGGCGCCGGGAAGCGCGCTCAG comes from Candidatus Polarisedimenticolaceae bacterium and encodes:
- a CDS encoding glycoside hydrolase family 57 protein — protein: MKGPIDLALVWHFHQPDYTDPRTGAPAMPWTRLHALKDYADMAAHVARHPGVRVTFNVVPTLLDQLVRLADGSAPPDPFLALATKPAEELTPEERTFVVGHFFSLNRDRMAGDLRRYEELAALRGHAAPNAVGGAEVARFDDQALRDLQVLFHVAWSGSLLQADPVVARLRRKGRGFDESEKAELFAVHRAFLADVIPRWRRLADDGRVELSVSPYYHPILPLLCDTASALESVPDLPLPSSSFRHPEDASLQLERAMTRFEALFGRRAAGGWPSEGAISEAALARLAEAGYGWAASDEDLLFASLGSVFPADRATADAQRAALLYRPWRHGEGPVLLFRDHDLSDRIGFAYSGRPPAEAARDFADRLRRIRESLPDDGLRRVVTVILDGENAWEHYPDHATPFFDAFYGTLAEDPGVRTVTASEAAAPADASPLPQVTAGSWIYRSLATWIGHAEKNRGWELLAAARDAVEAARGPLAWDEPAWRAILAAEGSDWFWWYGDDHPTEYGAEFDLGFREKLRVAYTAAGLAAPASLDEPVKGAGLQTASRPSGPVTARIDGRVSDYFEWLAAGRVRVVHGAMHAATRLARDLWFGSDDDALYVRLDPFEPGSFDGADVRIRVPSGQAVEAAETALDRILEMRIPLAGLGGAARFAVEIKNAAGAVQRVPADGFIDVVVPDRFDWSA
- a CDS encoding GNAT family N-acetyltransferase codes for the protein MSARIRAMTQEDGEAVMAVYREGIATGHATFETGAPSWDDWDAAHIPTCRLVAERAGRIVGFTALTAVSRRQVYRGVGELSIFVAAGARGAGIGRALLEALVAASEAEGYWTLQAGIFPENEASLALHRACGFRVVGTRERIGQRDGAWRDVVLLERRSTVAGR
- a CDS encoding glycogen synthase, which encodes MPSPRKILLLSAEVAPFAKTGGLADVAGALPKALAAHGHDVRVVMPAYASIKGELSALPGALAVPTGAGPLPAGAFVTELPGSRVPVYLIAERNLFDRPQIYGYDDDPYRFAFFSKAALALCEAIGWKPDLVHAHDWHAAPAITWLATAGAHDGAWAETPTAFTIHNLAHQGRSARTVMGYLGAAAPTLLEEGPLEVNFMARGIYHATMVNTVSPTYAREIVTAAGGSGLDRLLAHRRRDLRGILNGIDDAVWDPATDAHLAAPFGADRIEARGATKRALQEKLGLAVDEKIPLVGMVTRLDAQKGLEITGHVLHLLMSGAAGDVQCVVLGTGAAPYEDMLRHLASYHRGKMRAVLAFASDVASMIYGGSDLFLMPSLFEPCGLSQLIAMRYGSVPVVRATGGLADTVREGETGFTFVPFAAPAFWTAIQRALFVLKTDRARWRRIQENGMRADHGWGSAAREYERLYDDAVSRAARVP